From the genome of Methanobacterium sp.:
TTTTTACAGGACAAATTCTGGAGCAATTGCTGCAGCCAATGCAGTTCTCATCTGTATAAAAACTATTGTCCATTAGTGGTAAGATTTCCTCATATGATCGGCTTGAAGAGCTTGAATATCTCTTTAAACTGTTCAAAGTTAAAGGTTTAAACAAAAACATAAGCGGGGTGAAAATTATTTTGATTAATATAAATGCTTTACCAACTATTATATTGGGTAAATCAAATTTACCCTCTTTTCTGACATTAATATGTTTATATACGGTTTCCATATTTTCTTTCCAGACATGGAACATTTTTTGCTGTTTTTGTTTGCTATTAATGGTAGATCTTGCCATGTTATTGGGCATATTCACCATAAATCCTGCAGCCAATTTACCGCCCCGCGACTCAATAAGTTTATCTACAAATTTTAATGAGTTAAATGGTCCGCTTCCATAAGTACAGATGGCAAATATATACTTGGAGTTAATATTTTCTAATTTATTGATAAATCTCCTGACTATAAGTGGAACGCCACCGTAAGGGGCGTAATAAATTGGGAAAACAATTCCAATCACATCTGCATCAGTTTTTAGGGTTTCTTTATCCATCAAGGAAGCTATGGATATCAATTTTCCACTTGTTTTTTCTGCAATATCCCTTGCAACTGCCAGTGAATTACCAGTTCCTGAAAAATAATAGATTTCCGTACTCATAATAAGATCCTCTTAGTATCATTATTTGAAAATTGACATTTACCTGAAAATTAATCATTATATGGCCTCTAAATCTTAAAAACGTTTCATAAGAATTGTTAATCTCATTTCCTGAATTTATTATAAAATTTAGATATATTTCTAATTTATTATATACAATTTAATGCTATTTCCAGTTTTTAATCTTCATATATTCCATCAAATAATAAATATTGATACTATTAAACTAATTAAACACGGAAAATCATTGATATGAAACTTACCCTTTATAAATAGTTCTATTATTTAATCTGATTTCAAT
Proteins encoded in this window:
- a CDS encoding EFR1 family ferrodoxin (N-terminal region resembles flavodoxins. C-terminal ferrodoxin region binds two 4Fe-4S clusters.); its protein translation is MSTEIYYFSGTGNSLAVARDIAEKTSGKLISIASLMDKETLKTDADVIGIVFPIYYAPYGGVPLIVRRFINKLENINSKYIFAICTYGSGPFNSLKFVDKLIESRGGKLAAGFMVNMPNNMARSTINSKQKQQKMFHVWKENMETVYKHINVRKEGKFDLPNIIVGKAFILIKIIFTPLMFLFKPLTLNSLKRYSSSSSRSYEEILPLMDNSFYTDENCIGCSNCSRICPVKNIKIVDGKAEWQHHCEFCLTCFHWCREGAIKSSELTKTVRYHHPDVKLLDMLRQIDG